The genomic DNA CACCTGGTCGACCATGCCCGCGCCCATATCGAGGCGACCTACAGGCGCCCGCTGCCCGATCGGCTGACGCGCGCGATGCTGGCTTTCGTGCTGCCTTACCCGGGCCGCTTCCGCGCCGCATTGAAGCTGGCCGGGCTCGGCAGGCCGTTCATCGGCCTGTTCGAGAAGCTGCCGGTGCTGAGGCCGGTCGCCGCCATGCTGAAGCTCGCGCCCTCGTCGATCCCGCCGGCATCGCCGATGGCCACGCCCGGCGTGCATGCCGGCCAGGGCGCGAAGCGCGGCCGCGTCGCCATCCTCACCGGCTGCGCGCAGTCGGTGCTCGATCCGGCCATCAACGAGACGACCATCTCCTTGCTGACAAGGCTCGGCGTCGAGGTCGTGGTACCTGAAGGCGAAGGCTGCTGCGGCGCGCTCGTCCATCACATGGGCCGCGAGGATCAGGCCCTTGCCTCGGCCAGGCGGAATGTCGACGCCTGGGCACGCGCGATCGAGCAGGGCGGGCTCGACGCCATCATCATCACCGCGTCCGGCTGCGGCACCACGATCAAGGATTACGGCTTCATGCTGCGCCTCGATCCCGCCTATGCCGAAAAGGCGGCGCACGTTTCGGCGCTGGCCAAGGACATCACCGAATATCTCGCCGCCCTCGACCTGCCTGAGCCGGTGCGCAAGCCGGGCACGATCGTTGCCTATCACTCCGCCTGCTCGATGCAGCACGGCCAGAAGATCACGCGCCAGCCGAAGGAGCTACTCGCCAAGGCAGGCTTTGTTGTGCGCGAGCCGCGCGAAGGGCATCTCTGCTGTGGCTCGGCCGGCACCTACAACATCCTGCAGTCCGAGATTTCGAAGAAGCTGCGCGACCGCAAGGTGAGGAATATCGAGGCGACCGGCGCCGAAATCGTCGCCACAGGCAATATCGGCTGCATCACCCAGATCGCGTCGGCCGCCAAGCTGCCGGTGGTGCATACGGTGAAGCTGCTCGACTGGGCCTATGGCGGGCCGAAGCCCGAAGGCGTTTCGGAGAGGAACCTGGTCGGGGCGGAGTGAACTTCGTCGCTGGCGGCCCCCTCATCCGGCCGCTTCGCGGCCACCTTCTCCCCGAGGGGAGAAGAGGTTGGCGCCGGCGCCGACAGTCTCCTCTCCCCGACGGGGCGAGGTCAGCCGAGCGAAGCGGAGGCTGGGTGAAGGGCCGTGCCGCGCCTACTCCGCCGCGAGCTGGTCCGCCGAGCCATAGGTCGCCCGGTAGAGCGCGCGCTGGCGGTTGAGCGCCACCATGGTGTTGCGCAGCAGGATCGCGACCGTCAGCGGGCCGACGCCGCCGGGCACCGGCGTGATCCAGGAGGCGACTTCCTTGACGCTCTCCGTGTCGACGTCGCCGACGATGCGGCTTTCGCCGTCCGGGCCGATCTCGGAATTGATGCCGATGTCGATGACGCAGGCTCCGGGCTTGACCATGTCGGCCTTGATCAGCCGCGGCCTGCCGACGGCGACGAACAGGGCGTCGGCGCGCCGCGCATGCGCCGCCACCGAACGCGTCATGTGATGGCATACCGTCACCGTCGCGCCCTCGCTCATCAACAGGAAGGCGATCGGCTTGCCGACGATCTCGGAATGGCCGACGACGACCACCTCGAGGCCTTTGAGATCGAGGCCGGTCTCCTTGAGCAGCTCGACCGAGGCGGCCGCCGTGCACGGCGCCAGATCGAGCTGGTTGTAGACGATGTTGCCGATCGAGGCCGGATGCATGCCCTCGACGTCCTTCAGCGGATGCACCGCGGCCTGCAGCGTCTTGATCGGAATATGCGCCGGCACGGGCCGCTGGATGATGATGCCGGTGATGCGCGGGTCCGCGTTGAGGCCGTGGATGGCGGCTTCCAGCTCGCCCGCCGTGGTGTCGGCGGCAAAATGCCTTTCCTCGAAGCCGATGCCGGCAAGCTCGGCCTTGGCGCGCTGGTTGCGCACATAGACTTCGACCGCCGCTATGTCACCGACGGAGATCGAGACGAGCTTCGGCGGAAAGCCTTCGGCCGTGGCAATCGCCGCGTCCTCGCGCACGGAAGCGATGATGCGCTGGGCGACCGGACCACCCCGGAGATAGCGGCTGTCGTCGGACCGGGACATGACTGTGACCTTTGGAGCTGGAACCGTTGGCGTGGGAAATTGTGCGCTGCAATAGCAGAGGACGGCCGGGAAATCAGCCCCCGAAAACGAAACGGCCTGCTTTCGGCGCGACCTGCCGCCAGCCGTGAAAGCGAAAAGGGCAGCGCGGTTTCCCGTGCTGCCCTTTCGTGACTGGCCGTATCCCCACACGGCCCGTCCCCCGTATTCGTTGCCAGTCTAAGCACGTCTCCTAAAAGCGCGCTATGGCTTCAGAGCAACAGCAGGCGCCAAAAACGCCTCAGCGCCGCCTTACTGGCTGATGCGCGGTGA from Mesorhizobium sp. M1E.F.Ca.ET.045.02.1.1 includes the following:
- the glcF gene encoding glycolate oxidase subunit GlcF is translated as MQTNFSATQLADPHVAESEKILRKCVHCGFCTATCPTYVTLGNELDSPRGRIYLIKDMLENGRPADKEIVTHIDRCLSCLACMTTCPSGVNYMHLVDHARAHIEATYRRPLPDRLTRAMLAFVLPYPGRFRAALKLAGLGRPFIGLFEKLPVLRPVAAMLKLAPSSIPPASPMATPGVHAGQGAKRGRVAILTGCAQSVLDPAINETTISLLTRLGVEVVVPEGEGCCGALVHHMGREDQALASARRNVDAWARAIEQGGLDAIIITASGCGTTIKDYGFMLRLDPAYAEKAAHVSALAKDITEYLAALDLPEPVRKPGTIVAYHSACSMQHGQKITRQPKELLAKAGFVVREPREGHLCCGSAGTYNILQSEISKKLRDRKVRNIEATGAEIVATGNIGCITQIASAAKLPVVHTVKLLDWAYGGPKPEGVSERNLVGAE
- a CDS encoding bifunctional 5,10-methylenetetrahydrofolate dehydrogenase/5,10-methenyltetrahydrofolate cyclohydrolase, giving the protein MSRSDDSRYLRGGPVAQRIIASVREDAAIATAEGFPPKLVSISVGDIAAVEVYVRNQRAKAELAGIGFEERHFAADTTAGELEAAIHGLNADPRITGIIIQRPVPAHIPIKTLQAAVHPLKDVEGMHPASIGNIVYNQLDLAPCTAAASVELLKETGLDLKGLEVVVVGHSEIVGKPIAFLLMSEGATVTVCHHMTRSVAAHARRADALFVAVGRPRLIKADMVKPGACVIDIGINSEIGPDGESRIVGDVDTESVKEVASWITPVPGGVGPLTVAILLRNTMVALNRQRALYRATYGSADQLAAE